The genomic region CCATGTGGAGTTACCTGTGTTATCTCCATGGATATCCTGCAATTGATTAAGACATGTATACTGAAGATGCTCAGTAGGGCAATATACTGAGTGAACCCACTCTAGGGATTGGGTGCACTCTGGCCAGTAAGTGCTCTAAGCAGAGTTTATTGCTGTATTATTTAGGATAGTTATTCTGGTCCCTAACACAGAGAGGTAAATACACATTATTCTGCTGCAGGCTGACCAGTGCAGTGGCCTCCAAGGGTTCCTGGTCTTCCACAGCTTTGGGGGAGGCACAGGCTCCGGGTTCACCTCCCTCCTCATGGAGCGGCTCTCTGTGGAGTACAGCAAGAAGTCCAAGCTGGAGTTCTCCGTGTACCCAGCCCCACAGGTCTCCACAGCAGTGGTGGAGCCCTACAACTCCATCCTCACCACCCACACCACCCTGGAGCACTCAGACTGCTCCTTCATGGTGGACAACGAGGCCATCTATGACATCTGCAACCGCAACCTGGACATCGAGCGTCCCACCTACACTAACCTCAACAGGCTGATTGGGCAGATCGTCTCCTCAGTCACTGCCTCCTTGAGATTTAACGGTGCTTTGAATGTTGACCTGATTGAATTCCAGACCAACTTGGTGCCCTACCCACGCATACACTTCCCGCTCACCACCTATGCGCCCATCATCTCGGCAGAGAAAGCCTACCACGAGCAGCTGTCGGTGCCGGAGATCACCAACGCTTGCTTTGAGTTCTCCAACCAGATGGTGAAATGCGACCCACGCCGTGGCAAGTACATGGCATGCTGCCTGCTGTACCGGGGTGATGTGGTGCCCAAGGATGTGAACGCAGCCATTGCAGCCATTAAAACACGCCGGTCGATCCAGTTTGTGGACTGGTGCCCCACAGGCTTCAAGGTGGGTATCAACTACCAGCCTCCCACAGTGGTGCCCGGGGGAGACCTGGCCAAGGTGCAGCGGGCTGTCTGCATGCTGAGCAACACCACGGCCATTGCGGAGGCGTGGGCCCGCCTGGACCACAAGTTTGACCTGATGTACGCCAAGCGAGCCTTTGTGCACTGGTACGTGGGGGAGGGCATGGAGGAGGGGGAGTTTTCAGAGGCCAGGGAGGACCTGGCTGCCCTGGAGAAGGATTATGaggaggttggaagggactctGCAGATGGAGAAGATGAGGCTGATGAGGATGAGTATTAACAAACTGCAGTCTGTTCTCAATGAATTCAAACCTCAGATGAAATACAAACCCTCTGTCATCAGGCTAAACTGCTCCTGAGTGCCTGGAGGTGCCAAAGGATTGTCCTGAACCTCAACGCTACTGTTTGACATATTATACCTTTTCTGCTTGCATAGTCTATGTGCTCATAGTGCACTTCTGTAGCATGGGTGTCTCGAGCTTTATCACACTGCTGTTTATCAATGAGTGAAGCTGAATAGGTGCCTGGCTTAGTGTTGGGGACACATCCTGCCTGGGCAGAGGATCCTGGTTCCTAGTCCAGGGGATTGTTGCAAGCTGCCTGCTTTGGCTGAAATGGCAAATTCTTGCTCTGGCTTTTACTGTAAAAGCACcttttaattagaaatgtaCCTGTACACTTCTATGCAACTGTCTTTTTGTATTtgaataaagacattttttttgcTCTGAGTTCTTTAGATTTAATCAGGGTATCTCTGTGGGGAGGTCCCAACTGCATGGATGTTGTCTTGGAGAATAGCAAATGCTGATAAGGGTGTGCTCTCTGGGTAGGCTATCTGTGAGGATCATCAACCATAATTATTGTTGTGAGGGAAATGACCTATATCCTACAGGAACTTGTCTGTCTGAACCTGGATGCTGCTCTTCTCACCTCTGAGAGCAGCCCAGAGGAAGTGTGTTTGGGAGTAGGCAGGGAATCCCCAGTTTGACCAGTGCTATAATGGGGAGTGGTGCCTGGTAAAGAACATCTTTCTGATGGGGTTTTGCCTCTTCACCATCTCTGGTGAAGCTTGTTTGTTGCCTGAGCAAGTCCTGGTTGTTAGGGCAGTGCTGTAGCTCTGAGCTGGGGTCTTGCTCAGGAGTTAGTGTGAGCATGAAATGAGCCCCATGTGCCTGGGGTTGGAGTTTGCCCTGAGGAGGTAAGCCAGGCCCATGTGATGGGGTCACTGGGGaggaaaagcaatgaaataCCCCTGATAAGATATGGAAAGGGAGTAGTGTTCATAACCCTGTGGGACAGGAGAATGGCTGGCTCCATGGCCTCTAGGTGCCCTGCTCGTTGTTGTGTTACACTTTGTGTTTGTTGTACACCATAGCCCCACCATCCACCCCTTATTTCAGTGCTGggcactctctctctctcccagaCCTCCTCCATGCCCTGTAGCTACAGCTGCCCTCTCCCCTGATGGGGGTATGATTGGGATCATCTCCAGAAAGTGATGCACTGGGAGGTTCAGCTGGGGATCATTAGAGGGATAGGGAGGTGTTGCTGTGTCCCATACTTGGGAGATGGAGGTGGAAGGACCCCAGAGTTCATTGTTGGCTGCAGTTAGCCTAAAAAGCTGGGGTGCTGACAGCATGAATGGGCAGTAGATGGACCCCAGGAAGATGCCTGTTGGGCTGAAGCCTCCTCTGTGCTCAACTCACTACTGTGAGATTGCCTGAGCTAAAATGCTAGGCATGTCCCATTGCTCTTGGGGAGGCTGAGCATCAGAATACCCTCTGAGGCTGGTTCTTCTGGGGATGGTAACCAGCTCCTGTCTCATCTGATGGGTCCTCTCCTTCATCTTCAGTTCTGCTGGGGTGATGGATCCCAGCAAGATACCCCAAATCTGGTCAGCCCAAAGACCTTGGGGCTGAGTAGGTCTCCTCTCATCTACCCTAGGTGGTCACTTTCTACCCCCTGAttcctggggacagggccaACCCACCTCATGGGTTTCCAGTTGGTTGCCCTCACACCATGCATGCCCCAAGCACTGACAGTAACCCTCACCCGGGAATGGTAACTACTCTGTTTGCCAGAAATGAGACTGTTCAGGGCtcaaagatgttttttaaaagaccaAAGGTGACTTCTGTCTCTGTGCCCACAGGTAAATGTGCTGGCAAGTTTCCAGGCATGGTCTGGGGGCCTGCCACTTTTCTCTGGTGGCTCCATTCCCCACAGGCAACTGGGGCTGGAAGCCACTGGTTCAATCCCCCAAAAATGTGACAGCAGCCTGGGGTGGACATGAGGTGAGGATCACTCCCACTTGGAGACACAAGCCCATCCTGCATGGCTGAGCAAGGGCAGGAGTGCAGCCATGTGCTCCTGCAGCTTGGAAATCCATCAGCACAGCACTGGGGCTGATGTAATTGtttattactgaaat from Gavia stellata isolate bGavSte3 chromosome 4, bGavSte3.hap2, whole genome shotgun sequence harbors:
- the LOC104256490 gene encoding tubulin alpha-3 chain — its product is MRECISIHIGQAGVQMGNACWELYCLEHGIQADGTIPGPKQVKPVEPKSEQVDSSFETFFCETASGKHVPRAVFIDLEPTVIDEIRTGTYHALFHPEQLISGKEDAANNYARGHYTIGKEIIDTVLSRIRKMADQCSGLQGFLVFHSFGGGTGSGFTSLLMERLSVEYSKKSKLEFSVYPAPQVSTAVVEPYNSILTTHTTLEHSDCSFMVDNEAIYDICNRNLDIERPTYTNLNRLIGQIVSSVTASLRFNGALNVDLIEFQTNLVPYPRIHFPLTTYAPIISAEKAYHEQLSVPEITNACFEFSNQMVKCDPRRGKYMACCLLYRGDVVPKDVNAAIAAIKTRRSIQFVDWCPTGFKVGINYQPPTVVPGGDLAKVQRAVCMLSNTTAIAEAWARLDHKFDLMYAKRAFVHWYVGEGMEEGEFSEAREDLAALEKDYEEVGRDSADGEDEADEDEY